In Rattus norvegicus strain BN/NHsdMcwi chromosome 1, GRCr8, whole genome shotgun sequence, a genomic segment contains:
- the Vom2r3 gene encoding vomeronasal 2 receptor, 3 isoform X1, whose translation MKKLCAFTIAFFPLKFCLILCSLTEPNCFWRIKKIEVYDGDLQNDCGFVLFTLESPIEENFYNHIINFIGFRIPARKYEFFLVMFFATDEINKNPYLLSNMSLIFSFIFGMCEDTMGVLDKAYLHQNNYFDLLNYNCGRKKRCDVKLTGPSWKTSLKLSVNSRAPKIFFGPFNPNLSDHDQFPYIYQIATKDTYLLHGMVSLMFHFEWTWIGLVITDDDQGIQFHSDLREEMQRHAICLAFVIMIPESIKLYNTKFKIYDQQLMTSSAKVTIIYGKMISTLGLSFRRWAYLVARRIWITTSKLDDITYDKDFSLDFFHGTVIFVHHHNDIATFRNFMQTINTSKYPVDISQSMGQWNHFNCSISKNKKKMDFFMLKNPLEWLKQHTFDMVLSEEGYNLYNAVYAVAHTYHELIFQQVESQEMAKPKGLFTDCQKVASLLKTRVFTNPVGELVNMNHKENQCAKYDIFIIWNFPKGLGLKVKIGSYFPCLQQSQHLHISEDWEWVTGETLVPSSVCSETCTAGFRKSHQKQTADCCFDCVQCQENEIANDTDMEQCVRCPDDSYANLEQTECLQRVVTFLAYEDPLGMALGCMALSFSAITILVLVTFVKYRDTPIVKANNRILSYILLISLVFCFLCSLLFIGHPNQATCILQQATFAIFFTVAISTVLAKTITVVTAFKLTTPGRRIRKMMIKGATNLLIPICTLIQLVLCAIWLVTSPPFIDRDIQSEHGKVIIICNKGSVTAFHFVLGYLGSLALGSFTVAFLARNLPDRFNEAKFLTFSMLVFYSVWITFLPVYHSTRGKVMVIVEVFSILASSAGLLGCIFVQKCYVLLVRPDLNVLQK comes from the exons CCTTTTTACACTTGAGAGCCctattgaagaaaatttttataaTCACATTATTAATTTTA TTGGTTTTAGGATACCAGcaagaaaatatgaattttttcTGGTAATGTTTTTTGCTACTGATGAGATCAACAAGAATCCTTATCTTTTATCCAACATGTCTTtgatattttccttcatttttggtaTGTGTGAAGATACAATGGGAGTTCTGGATAAAGCATATTTACATCAGAACAACTATTTCGATCTACTTAATTATAACTGTGGAAGAAAGAAACGTTGTGATGTAAAACTTACAGGACCATCATGGAAAACTTCCTTAAAACTTTCAGTTAATTCAAGGGCACCAAAG attttctttggaccatttaatCCTAACCTGAGTGACCATGACCAGTTTCCCTATATCTATCAGATAGCAACCAAGGACACATATTTGCTCCATGGCATGGTCTCCTTGATGTTTCATTTTGAATGGACTTGGATAGGACTGGTCATCACAGATGATGACCAAGGTATTCAGTTTCACTCagacttgagagaagaaatgcaaaggcatgcgatctgtttagcttttgtgatTATGATCCCAGAAAGCATTAAGTTATACAACACAAAGTTTAAGATATATGACCAACAACTTATGACATCTTCAGCAAAGGTTACAATCATTTATGGCAAAATGATCTCCACTCTAGGACTCAGCTTTAGAAGATGGGCATATTTAGTTGCACGGAGAATCTGGATCACAACCTCAAAATTGGATGACATCACATATGATAAAGATTTCAGCCTTGATTTCTTCCACGGGACTGTCATTTTTGTCCACCACCACAATGACATCGCTACATTTAGAaattttatgcaaacaataaACACATCCAAGTATCCAGTAGATATTTCTCAGTCTATGGGGCAGTGGAATCATTTTAACTGTTCAATCtcaaagaataagaagaaaatggatttttttatgtTGAAAAACCCATTGGAATGGTTAAAACAGCACACATTTGACATGGTCCTGAGTGAAGAAGGTTACAATTTGTAtaatgctgtgtatgctgtggcccacACCTATCACGAACTCATTTTTCAACAAGTAGAGTCTCAGGAAATGGCCAAACCCAAAGGACTATTCACTGACTGTCAGAAG GTGGCTTCTTTGCTGAAAACTAGGGTATTTACTAACCCTGTTGGAGAGCTGGTGAACATGAATCATAAGGAAAATCAGTGTGCCAAGtatgacattttcatcatttggaattttccaaaaggccttggattaaaagtgaaaataggaaGCTATTTTCCTTGTTTGCAACAGAGTCAACATCTTCATATATCTGAAGACTGGGAATGGGTTACAGGAGAAACATTG GTTCCCTCCTCAGTGTGTAGTGAGACATGTACTGCAGGGTTCAGAAAAAGTCATCAGAAACAAACAGCCGactgctgctttgattgtgtccaGTGCCAAGAAAATGAGATTGCCAATGATACAG ATATGGAGCAGTGTGTGAGATGTCCAGATGATTCATATGCCAACTTAGAACAAACCGAGTGCCTCCAAAGAGTTGTGACATTTCTCGCTTATGAAGATCCATTGGGGATGGCTCTAGGCTGCATGGCCCTGTCCTTTTCAGCCATCACAATTCTAGTACTAGTcacttttgtgaagtacagggatactcccattgtgaaagccaataaccgtattctcagctacatcctgctcatatctctagtcttctgttttctctgctcattGCTCTTCATTGGACATCCCAACCAGGCCACCTGCATCCTGCAGCAGGCCACGTTTGCAATATTTTTCACTGTTGCTATTTCTACTGTGTTGGCCAAAACAATAACTGTGGTCACAGCTTTCAAGCTCACTACTCCAGGGAGAAGGATAAGAAAGATGATGATAAAAGGGGCAACTAACTTGCTCATTCCCATTTGTACCCTAATCCAACTTGTTCTCTGTGCAATCTGGTTGGTGACATCTCCTCCATTTATTGACAGAGATATACAATCTGAACATGGGAAGGTAATCATCATTTGCAACAAAGGCTCAGTCACTGCCTTCCACTTTGTCTTGGGATATTTGGGCTCCTTGGCTCTGGGGagcttcactgtggctttcttggctAGGAACCTTCCTGACAGATTCAATGAGGCCAAGTTCCTAACATTCAGCATGTTGGTGTTCTACAGTGTTtggatcaccttcctccctgtctaccacagcacCAGGGGGAAGGTTATGGTTATTGTGGAGGTTTTCTCCATCTTGGCTTCTAGTGCAGGGTTGCTAGGG
- the Vom2r3 gene encoding vomeronasal 2 receptor, 3 precursor (The RefSeq protein has 3 substitutions compared to this genomic sequence), with translation MKKLCAFTIAFFPLKFCLILCSLTEPNCFWRIKKIEVYDGDLQNDCGFVLFTLESPIEENFYNHIINFRIPARKYEFFLVMFFATDEINKNPYLLSNMSLIFSFIFGMCEDTMGVLDKAYLHQNNYFDLLNYNCGRKKRCDVKLTGPSWKTSLKLSVNSRAPKIFFGPFNPNLSDHDQFPYIYQIATKDTYLLHGMVSLMFHFEWTWIGLVITDDDQGIQFHSDLREEMQRHAICLAFVIMIPESIKLYNTKFKIYDQQLMTSSAKVTIIYGKMISTLGLSFRRWAYLVARRIWITTSKLDDITYDKDFSLDFFHGTVIFVHHHNDIATFRNFMQTINTSKYPVDISQSMGQWNHFNCSISKNKKKMDFFMLKNPLEWLTQHTFDMVLSEEGYNLYNAVYAVAHTYHELIFQQVESQEMAKPKGLFTDCQKVASLLKTRVFTNPVGELVNMNHKENQCAKYDIFIIWNFPKGLGLKVKIGSYFPCLQQSQHLHISEDWEWVTGETLVPSSVCSETCTAGFRKSHQKQTADCCFDCVQCQENEIANDTDMEQCVRCPDDSYANLEQTECLQRVVTFLAYEDPLGMALGCMALSFSAITILVLVTFVKYRDTPIVKANNRILSYILLISLVFCFLCSLLFIGHPNQATCILQQATFAIFFTVAISTVLAKTITVVTAFKLTTPGRRIRKMMIKGATNLLIPICTLIQLVLCAIWLVTSPPFIDRDIQSEHGKVIIICNKGSVTAFHFVLGYLSSLALGSFTVAFLARNLPDRFNEAKFLTFSMLVFYSVWITFLPVYHSTRGKVMVIVEVFSILASSAGLLGCIFFQKCYVLLVRPDLNVLQK, from the exons CCTTTTTACACTTGAGAGCCctattgaagaaaatttttataaTCACATTATTAATTTTAG GATACCAGcaagaaaatatgaattttttcTGGTAATGTTTTTTGCTACTGATGAGATCAACAAGAATCCTTATCTTTTATCCAACATGTCTTtgatattttccttcatttttggtaTGTGTGAAGATACAATGGGAGTTCTGGATAAAGCATATTTACATCAGAACAACTATTTCGATCTACTTAATTATAACTGTGGAAGAAAGAAACGTTGTGATGTAAAACTTACAGGACCATCATGGAAAACTTCCTTAAAACTTTCAGTTAATTCAAGGGCACCAAAG attttctttggaccatttaatCCTAACCTGAGTGACCATGACCAGTTTCCCTATATCTATCAGATAGCAACCAAGGACACATATTTGCTCCATGGCATGGTCTCCTTGATGTTTCATTTTGAATGGACTTGGATAGGACTGGTCATCACAGATGATGACCAAGGTATTCAGTTTCACTCagacttgagagaagaaatgcaaaggcatgcgatctgtttagcttttgtgatTATGATCCCAGAAAGCATTAAGTTATACAACACAAAGTTTAAGATATATGACCAACAACTTATGACATCTTCAGCAAAGGTTACAATCATTTATGGCAAAATGATCTCCACTCTAGGACTCAGCTTTAGAAGATGGGCATATTTAGTTGCACGGAGAATCTGGATCACAACCTCAAAATTGGATGACATCACATATGATAAAGATTTCAGCCTTGATTTCTTCCACGGGACTGTCATTTTTGTCCACCACCACAATGACATCGCTACATTTAGAaattttatgcaaacaataaACACATCCAAGTATCCAGTAGATATTTCTCAGTCTATGGGGCAGTGGAATCATTTTAACTGTTCAATCtcaaagaataagaagaaaatggatttttttatgtTGAAAAACCCATTGGAATGGTTAAAACAGCACACATTTGACATGGTCCTGAGTGAAGAAGGTTACAATTTGTAtaatgctgtgtatgctgtggcccacACCTATCACGAACTCATTTTTCAACAAGTAGAGTCTCAGGAAATGGCCAAACCCAAAGGACTATTCACTGACTGTCAGAAG GTGGCTTCTTTGCTGAAAACTAGGGTATTTACTAACCCTGTTGGAGAGCTGGTGAACATGAATCATAAGGAAAATCAGTGTGCCAAGtatgacattttcatcatttggaattttccaaaaggccttggattaaaagtgaaaataggaaGCTATTTTCCTTGTTTGCAACAGAGTCAACATCTTCATATATCTGAAGACTGGGAATGGGTTACAGGAGAAACATTG GTTCCCTCCTCAGTGTGTAGTGAGACATGTACTGCAGGGTTCAGAAAAAGTCATCAGAAACAAACAGCCGactgctgctttgattgtgtccaGTGCCAAGAAAATGAGATTGCCAATGATACAG ATATGGAGCAGTGTGTGAGATGTCCAGATGATTCATATGCCAACTTAGAACAAACCGAGTGCCTCCAAAGAGTTGTGACATTTCTCGCTTATGAAGATCCATTGGGGATGGCTCTAGGCTGCATGGCCCTGTCCTTTTCAGCCATCACAATTCTAGTACTAGTcacttttgtgaagtacagggatactcccattgtgaaagccaataaccgtattctcagctacatcctgctcatatctctagtcttctgttttctctgctcattGCTCTTCATTGGACATCCCAACCAGGCCACCTGCATCCTGCAGCAGGCCACGTTTGCAATATTTTTCACTGTTGCTATTTCTACTGTGTTGGCCAAAACAATAACTGTGGTCACAGCTTTCAAGCTCACTACTCCAGGGAGAAGGATAAGAAAGATGATGATAAAAGGGGCAACTAACTTGCTCATTCCCATTTGTACCCTAATCCAACTTGTTCTCTGTGCAATCTGGTTGGTGACATCTCCTCCATTTATTGACAGAGATATACAATCTGAACATGGGAAGGTAATCATCATTTGCAACAAAGGCTCAGTCACTGCCTTCCACTTTGTCTTGGGATATTTGGGCTCCTTGGCTCTGGGGagcttcactgtggctttcttggctAGGAACCTTCCTGACAGATTCAATGAGGCCAAGTTCCTAACATTCAGCATGTTGGTGTTCTACAGTGTTtggatcaccttcctccctgtctaccacagcacCAGGGGGAAGGTTATGGTTATTGTGGAGGTTTTCTCCATCTTGGCTTCTAGTGCAGGGTTGCTAGGG